A single region of the candidate division WOR-3 bacterium genome encodes:
- a CDS encoding 2-oxoacid:ferredoxin oxidoreductase subunit beta, translating into MITEQETHPLDDLLRVDRIPHIWCPTCGLGIVLNSFLTAVRESGIPREDIVVVSGIGCTGRAAGYVNLDSFHTTHGRALPFATGLKLGNPRLKVVVISGDGDLVAIGGNHLIHTARRNMDMTVVCVNNFNYAMTGGQFGPTTPKGARLTTAPYGSYEHPFNIPFLVDSCGATYVARWTVLHIRQLTESIKEALVHPGFSFIEVISPCPTVYGRRNQLGSGLDIVKYYRDNSIVRNDIDTRECEIEYQGKIIVGRFVQKRKPTYLETMNEYLRQSVGEGFVPYQGPMDDGD; encoded by the coding sequence ATGATAACCGAACAGGAAACTCATCCGCTTGATGACCTTTTAAGGGTTGACCGTATTCCCCATATCTGGTGTCCCACCTGTGGCTTGGGGATTGTCTTAAACTCCTTTCTCACCGCGGTCAGAGAAAGCGGTATTCCCCGGGAGGATATTGTTGTGGTCTCAGGTATCGGTTGCACTGGCAGGGCAGCGGGTTATGTCAACCTTGACTCTTTCCATACCACCCATGGTCGGGCTTTGCCATTTGCCACCGGTCTGAAACTTGGCAATCCACGCCTGAAGGTCGTGGTTATTTCCGGTGATGGCGACCTGGTGGCGATTGGCGGCAATCACCTGATTCACACCGCTCGGCGCAATATGGATATGACGGTTGTCTGTGTGAACAACTTTAACTATGCGATGACCGGTGGTCAGTTCGGACCGACAACACCCAAAGGTGCCCGTCTCACAACCGCGCCCTATGGCTCATACGAGCACCCGTTCAACATCCCATTTTTAGTTGACTCCTGTGGTGCCACTTATGTGGCACGCTGGACCGTGCTGCATATTAGGCAATTGACAGAGTCAATCAAGGAGGCGCTAGTTCACCCTGGGTTCAGTTTTATTGAGGTGATTTCACCCTGTCCGACCGTTTACGGCAGAAGGAATCAGTTGGGCTCAGGTCTGGATATTGTCAAGTATTACCGGGATAACTCAATTGTCAGAAACGATATTGATACCCGGGAATGCGAGATTGAGTATCAGGGGAAGATTATTGTCGGCAGGTTTGTTCAGAAACGGAAGCCCACCTATCTGGAGACGATGAATGAATATCTGCGGCAGAGTGTGGGCGAGGGCTTTGTGCCTTATCAGGGACCGATGGATGACGGAGATTAA
- a CDS encoding FAD-dependent oxidoreductase has protein sequence MTASRLPIPDKGQIGLDIEGVSASYKLSWIADSPCRVACPAGVNVKAYVGLIGRGDFLRALEVVREKNPLPGICGRVCTHPCEAECRRSEIDEPVAIRQLKRFIADYALISKPAVLPVTTQKRKEKVAIVGSGPAGLTAANDLRRLGYDVTIFEAQDKPGGMLVWGIPPFRLPRNIIEDEINSILNLGIKLVLNTRIDNPAQLLKDGYAAVFLAPGCQKSIKLGLPLEDEIEGVIDSLSFLKKVYNGGLNELKGRVLVIGGGDSAIDSARVARRLGAEDVCIVYRRTKREMPAADEEVREAEIEGIRFEFLTQPIGFVQQEKRVSGLRCVRCRLGEPDSSGRRKPMPITGSDFNIQANWVITALGQRTEMEINNLPEGVFIGGDAAGGEATVINAIASGHEGAKAIHQFITGQSSLQSSVFGPRSEMEIAPKVLTAVRVERARPKYLPVNSRRGFQEVEAPFSPEQAIEEARRCLRCGPCDECVRCNNTCPKHQAVLRMMNEKGEVSEQVFIRIHGLENIFLEGEFRREVRIRAEGEGQQIRGEIELLIVQVDEELCRACERCIEVCPHEAINLKEWKRGVLVASVDYKRCRGCGVCVTVCPSGALKGFAPVEAGSNVR, from the coding sequence ATGACCGCTTCCCGACTGCCAATACCAGACAAAGGTCAAATTGGTCTGGACATTGAAGGGGTATCAGCATCCTATAAATTATCCTGGATTGCCGATTCACCCTGCCGGGTTGCCTGTCCTGCAGGGGTTAATGTCAAGGCTTATGTTGGTCTGATTGGCAGAGGCGATTTTCTCCGTGCCTTAGAGGTGGTGCGGGAGAAAAACCCTTTGCCCGGAATCTGCGGCAGGGTCTGCACCCATCCCTGTGAAGCTGAATGCCGGCGCAGCGAGATTGATGAGCCGGTGGCGATAAGGCAATTGAAGCGGTTTATTGCCGATTATGCACTGATTTCAAAACCGGCGGTTTTACCCGTAACTACCCAGAAAAGGAAGGAAAAGGTAGCGATTGTCGGCTCTGGTCCAGCAGGTCTGACAGCGGCCAATGACTTAAGGAGGCTGGGTTATGATGTTACAATCTTTGAGGCACAGGATAAACCAGGAGGTATGCTTGTCTGGGGAATTCCGCCATTTCGTCTACCGAGAAACATTATTGAAGATGAGATAAACTCAATCCTTAACCTTGGCATCAAGCTTGTCCTCAACACCAGAATAGACAACCCTGCGCAACTTTTAAAAGATGGGTATGCGGCAGTATTCCTTGCCCCTGGGTGTCAGAAGAGTATTAAATTGGGTTTGCCTCTTGAAGATGAGATTGAGGGTGTGATTGACAGCCTCTCTTTCTTAAAGAAGGTCTATAATGGCGGATTGAATGAACTAAAAGGCAGGGTGCTGGTAATTGGTGGTGGTGATTCAGCAATTGACTCTGCCCGTGTTGCCCGGCGGCTTGGTGCTGAGGATGTGTGTATTGTCTACCGTCGGACAAAAAGGGAGATGCCGGCAGCAGATGAGGAGGTGAGGGAGGCGGAGATTGAGGGTATAAGGTTTGAATTTCTGACCCAGCCGATTGGTTTTGTGCAACAGGAGAAAAGGGTTTCGGGTTTGCGCTGTGTCCGCTGCCGGTTGGGTGAGCCTGACTCTTCAGGCAGAAGAAAACCTATGCCAATTACAGGCTCAGATTTTAACATTCAGGCTAACTGGGTTATTACTGCACTGGGACAGAGGACCGAGATGGAAATCAACAACTTGCCTGAGGGTGTTTTTATCGGCGGTGATGCGGCAGGTGGCGAGGCAACCGTGATTAATGCCATTGCGAGCGGGCACGAGGGAGCAAAGGCAATTCATCAATTTATTACCGGGCAATCTTCGCTCCAGTCTTCGGTCTTCGGTCCTCGGTCGGAGATGGAGATAGCCCCAAAAGTACTGACCGCGGTGCGAGTAGAAAGGGCGAGACCGAAATATTTGCCAGTTAACTCCCGCAGGGGTTTTCAGGAGGTGGAGGCGCCATTTTCACCAGAACAGGCGATAGAGGAGGCAAGAAGGTGCCTGCGCTGCGGTCCCTGTGATGAGTGCGTCCGCTGCAACAACACCTGTCCCAAACACCAGGCGGTTTTACGGATGATGAATGAAAAAGGAGAGGTGAGCGAGCAGGTGTTTATTAGGATTCACGGTCTGGAAAACATTTTCCTTGAGGGTGAGTTCAGAAGAGAGGTCAGGATAAGAGCCGAAGGTGAGGGTCAACAAATTAGGGGTGAGATTGAGCTCTTGATTGTTCAGGTTGACGAGGAGCTTTGCCGGGCTTGCGAGCGTTGCATTGAGGTCTGCCCGCACGAAGCAATCAACCTGAAGGAATGGAAACGAGGGGTTTTGGTTGCAAGTGTTGACTACAAAAGGTGTCGTGGTTGCGGAGTCTGTGTTACTGTCTGTCCGAGCGGGGCGCTGAAAGGTTTTGCCCCGGTTGAGGCTGGAAGTAATGTCAGATAA
- a CDS encoding 2-oxoacid:acceptor oxidoreductase family protein produces the protein MTEIKLSGFGGQGIIMMGMILGKAATLYDNKFATLTQSFGPEARGGACSAQLIISETKVLYPYLTAPDILVAMSQEAYEKFEPTLKDGGILIIEENLVRPHPDEGRVRQFSIPATRIAEGLGNRMFANMVMLGFVCAVTKIIPKQALINAIRDTLPARLLEKNLIALEKGYEKGMEK, from the coding sequence ATGACGGAGATTAAACTTTCCGGTTTTGGCGGTCAGGGAATCATCATGATGGGGATGATTCTTGGTAAGGCGGCAACCCTTTATGATAACAAGTTTGCCACCTTGACTCAGAGTTTTGGACCTGAGGCAAGGGGTGGTGCCTGTTCAGCCCAGTTAATCATCTCGGAAACAAAGGTGCTCTATCCCTATCTCACCGCACCAGACATCCTGGTGGCGATGTCTCAGGAGGCTTATGAGAAGTTTGAGCCCACGCTCAAGGATGGGGGTATTCTGATAATTGAGGAAAACCTTGTTCGCCCTCATCCTGACGAAGGCAGGGTCAGGCAGTTTTCCATCCCAGCGACCAGAATTGCTGAAGGGTTGGGCAACCGGATGTTTGCCAATATGGTGATGTTGGGGTTTGTCTGCGCGGTAACAAAGATAATTCCCAAACAGGCGTTGATTAATGCTATCAGGGATACCTTGCCGGCGCGTCTGCTGGAGAAGAACCTGATTGCACTGGAGAAGGGATACGAAAAGGGCATGGAGAAATGA
- a CDS encoding FAD-dependent oxidoreductase, which produces MSADKEARIGVFVCRCGTNIAAVVDVEKVAEFARTLPGVVFSSTGLYVCSEPGQKEIQKAVAEQNLNRVVVAACSPRMHEPTFRACLVQTGLNPFLLEIANIREGCSWVHSLEPERTTKKACDLVAIAVAKARHLKPLTERRFPIKDAVLVVGGGVAGIQASLDLADAGHPVYLVEKGPSLGGLMAQLHKTYPTMDCAI; this is translated from the coding sequence ATGAGCGCAGATAAAGAGGCACGTATCGGTGTGTTTGTCTGCCGTTGCGGCACCAACATCGCTGCGGTTGTTGATGTGGAAAAGGTGGCAGAGTTTGCCCGGACCCTGCCCGGGGTTGTTTTCAGTTCTACCGGTCTTTATGTCTGCTCTGAACCCGGGCAGAAGGAGATTCAGAAGGCGGTTGCCGAGCAGAATCTCAACCGGGTGGTTGTTGCCGCCTGTTCACCAAGGATGCATGAGCCGACATTCCGCGCCTGTCTGGTTCAGACGGGTTTGAACCCGTTTCTCTTAGAGATTGCCAATATCCGTGAGGGCTGCTCCTGGGTTCATTCCCTTGAACCGGAAAGGACAACAAAAAAGGCGTGCGACCTGGTCGCTATTGCGGTGGCAAAAGCCCGGCATCTGAAACCATTAACCGAGCGCCGCTTTCCCATCAAGGATGCGGTCCTGGTTGTTGGTGGTGGGGTTGCCGGGATACAGGCAAGCCTTGACCTTGCCGATGCTGGACACCCTGTCTATCTTGTGGAAAAGGGGCCGTCTCTGGGCGGGTTGATGGCGCAGCTGCACAAGACCTACCCAACAATGGACTGTGCGATATGA
- a CDS encoding 4Fe-4S binding protein — protein MADVGRHPKIKLLTLSEVKEISGHVGEFKVTVRQRARFVNEKECTACGECAKVCPQLVPDEFNLGLSLRHAIYQPFPQAIPAAYVLNPSDCLGLNPIACGKCAQACDKKCIDLNDQDREFTFEVGAIIVATGMEPFDPFDKGDFGYGRAANVITAMEFERLASSGGPTGGELIRLSDRKKPKSVAFIQCVGSRCLDQGSPYCSNICCMNTIKDSLVLKEHHPEMDVKVFYIDMRAFSKGFEEMLWRSKRLGVKYIKGIPGEVEENPENNNLTLYVENTETGKIERHEAELVVLATGVKPRKDTAELQHLLSLQLHTEGFLLEAHPKLLPVDSPIRGVFYAGGAEGPKDIKDSVTQASAAAGRAARLLAQKTLAAEPYTVEV, from the coding sequence ATGGCGGATGTCGGTCGGCATCCGAAAATTAAACTCCTGACCCTCTCCGAGGTCAAGGAGATTAGTGGTCATGTTGGTGAGTTCAAGGTAACGGTCAGGCAAAGGGCACGATTCGTCAACGAAAAGGAGTGCACCGCCTGCGGTGAGTGCGCCAAGGTCTGTCCGCAGTTAGTTCCGGACGAGTTCAACCTTGGTCTCTCGCTAAGGCATGCCATCTATCAGCCCTTTCCGCAGGCGATTCCTGCCGCCTATGTGTTAAATCCGTCAGACTGCCTTGGTCTGAACCCGATTGCCTGCGGCAAATGTGCGCAGGCGTGCGATAAGAAGTGCATTGACTTAAACGACCAGGACAGGGAGTTTACCTTTGAGGTGGGGGCAATCATTGTGGCCACCGGTATGGAGCCCTTTGACCCGTTTGACAAGGGCGATTTCGGTTATGGTAGGGCGGCAAATGTCATTACCGCAATGGAGTTTGAGCGGCTGGCATCATCTGGTGGACCAACCGGTGGTGAGCTCATCAGGTTAAGCGACCGCAAGAAGCCCAAAAGCGTTGCCTTTATCCAGTGTGTTGGCTCGCGGTGCCTTGACCAGGGAAGCCCTTACTGCAGTAATATCTGCTGTATGAACACCATCAAGGACAGCCTGGTTTTGAAGGAGCACCATCCAGAAATGGATGTCAAGGTGTTTTACATTGATATGCGGGCATTCAGTAAGGGTTTTGAGGAGATGCTCTGGCGCTCAAAAAGGCTCGGTGTGAAATACATCAAGGGGATTCCAGGTGAGGTTGAGGAGAACCCGGAGAATAATAATCTCACCCTTTATGTTGAGAATACCGAGACCGGCAAGATTGAAAGGCACGAGGCGGAACTGGTTGTCCTTGCCACCGGTGTCAAGCCAAGAAAGGATACCGCCGAGTTGCAGCACCTCCTTTCGCTCCAGTTGCACACCGAGGGGTTTCTCCTTGAGGCTCATCCCAAACTCCTGCCGGTTGACTCGCCGATTCGGGGTGTGTTTTATGCTGGTGGGGCTGAGGGACCAAAGGACATCAAGGATTCGGTAACCCAGGCGAGTGCCGCTGCGGGCAGGGCGGCAAGGCTCTTGGCACAGAAAACGCTTGCTGCTGAGCCCTATACGGTTGAGGTA
- a CDS encoding heterodisulfide reductase-related iron-sulfur binding cluster: MSDKKSQQINAIAYVCIRTVPQISQDFLLKQGLELRQVSCIGQVGAGDVLNALSSDAERVVLIGCPDDKCRHEVGPKNARSQVQMVQEIINLLGFDKEQVVFLSADEAIERLKCNRQPPLSLKWKKAESAFRVPFSLSEVGFSPSNFVCIDCGRCSGICPVARTELGFSPRRLIKQALDNSQNVPVRALYACLGCDLCVTVCPANKGFAQTVLKLRGIAFNNGASPVKAHSGIVQTIIRMMSENRRKQKRLDWLKPELRVRDNGETALFIGCLPYFDVLFRELGVQPLKTAENAIRIINSLGVEPVVLLDEGCCGHDLLWLGDIEPVRSLAEHNLKVFQEAGVKEVVFLCPECLRTFKLDYPAIVGETGLKLVHITEFLVRNGFKPGGSERRAIVTFQDPCRLGRHLGIYDEPRRLIKGLNGIELREMAHNQNQALCCGGASWLECGVAVKLLQERRLNEAKETGADTLVTACSKCEIHLSCALSRGEKRGLKIANIIDLLYEEK; this comes from the coding sequence ATGTCAGATAAAAAATCCCAGCAAATAAACGCAATTGCATATGTCTGTATCAGGACGGTTCCCCAAATCAGTCAGGATTTCCTCTTAAAGCAAGGTTTGGAGTTAAGGCAGGTTAGTTGCATCGGTCAGGTAGGGGCGGGCGATGTGCTGAATGCACTCAGTTCAGATGCCGAAAGGGTTGTGCTTATTGGTTGTCCCGATGACAAATGCCGGCACGAAGTCGGTCCGAAAAATGCGCGCTCTCAGGTTCAGATGGTTCAGGAGATAATCAATCTATTAGGTTTTGATAAGGAACAGGTGGTTTTTCTTTCAGCAGATGAGGCGATTGAGCGGTTGAAATGTAATAGGCAGCCACCACTCAGCCTTAAGTGGAAAAAAGCAGAATCCGCCTTCCGTGTTCCGTTTTCCCTTTCAGAGGTAGGCTTCAGTCCATCAAATTTTGTCTGTATTGACTGTGGCAGGTGCTCGGGCATCTGTCCTGTTGCCCGAACCGAACTGGGCTTTTCACCAAGACGGTTGATAAAACAGGCGCTTGATAACAGTCAGAATGTGCCGGTAAGGGCGCTTTATGCCTGTCTTGGTTGCGACCTCTGTGTCACTGTCTGTCCTGCTAACAAAGGGTTTGCCCAGACGGTTTTGAAACTGCGCGGGATTGCCTTTAATAACGGGGCGAGTCCGGTTAAAGCCCATTCCGGGATTGTGCAGACGATTATTCGGATGATGTCAGAAAACAGAAGAAAGCAGAAAAGACTGGACTGGCTCAAGCCGGAACTTAGGGTGAGAGATAATGGTGAAACTGCTCTCTTTATCGGCTGCCTGCCATATTTTGATGTTCTGTTTCGGGAGTTAGGGGTGCAGCCGCTCAAGACCGCTGAGAATGCGATTCGCATTATAAATAGTCTTGGAGTTGAACCGGTTGTGCTTCTTGATGAGGGCTGTTGCGGTCATGATTTGCTCTGGCTGGGTGATATAGAACCGGTGCGTTCTCTTGCTGAACATAACCTAAAGGTTTTTCAGGAGGCGGGTGTTAAAGAGGTGGTTTTTCTGTGTCCGGAATGTTTGCGCACATTTAAGCTTGATTATCCAGCGATTGTTGGTGAGACCGGATTAAAACTTGTTCATATCACCGAATTTCTTGTCCGGAATGGTTTCAAACCCGGTGGCTCCGAGAGAAGAGCGATCGTAACATTTCAGGACCCTTGCCGTCTGGGCAGGCATCTTGGTATTTATGATGAGCCAAGGCGGTTAATAAAAGGCTTAAATGGGATTGAGTTAAGGGAGATGGCTCACAATCAAAATCAGGCGCTCTGCTGCGGCGGGGCATCCTGGCTTGAGTGCGGTGTGGCGGTCAAACTTTTGCAGGAGCGGAGATTGAACGAGGCAAAAGAGACCGGTGCGGATACGCTTGTTACCGCCTGTTCAAAGTGTGAGATTCATCTTTCTTGTGCCCTGAGCAGAGGCGAAAAAAGGGGTTTAAAGATAGCCAATATTATTGACCTTTTATATGAGGAAAAGTAA